The Nitrospirota bacterium genome contains the following window.
GATTCCCAGAAAACAATCCGGGAGGTGATTAATGTCATGGCTGAAAAGAAGCTTGGAAGCCTCCTGGTTCAGAAAGGGGATGAGATTGTCGGCATACTTGAAGAGGCGGACATCGTACGCAAAGTTTTGGGCAAAGATCTGAACCCGTATGTGACCAAAGTTAACGATGTCATGGGGAATCCTATTCTGATCGATGAAGATAAGACCGATAACGACGCCAGCGA
Protein-coding sequences here:
- a CDS encoding CBS domain-containing protein, translating into MVKIKQIMSKNIFKVDSQKTIREVINVMAEKKLGSLLVQKGDEIVGILEEADIVRKVLGKDLNPYVTKVNDVMGNPILIDEDKTDNDASDMMFQHHTRHLAVTSGTKIVGIISMYDLIRPVYPDKTFWA